The following proteins are co-located in the Vigna angularis cultivar LongXiaoDou No.4 chromosome 2, ASM1680809v1, whole genome shotgun sequence genome:
- the LOC108328009 gene encoding SNF2 domain-containing protein CLASSY 4: MNPGAPIACRTRYKRRKLFENALIMSRKKKTREPEAVFSKGEDTRVKIEPVSVPSSSSSAAVSMNSERVSESDSQGLGGHEDDPIEISDDDDGSEFEERMRDSESNIFCDEIEEKSDEDEGCFMWDDKVENFDDDNCGCVSDNPVVLSVDDDDDEDDHEYDLLWSSTDNEDHETEYDLLWSSTDNEDHETSDEDFQVADHDGFKSEGSIWDESDDDDVRGGHRKIVKGMVRKMESDAENSGIRKREGNEQVDEEELWIMADCTSEISSKSEIYKKEGQHAAHKHEAKRVQSVIADSELFGVHGENSDCLMSSEAQEHMKKSDKDYQSVTLQKQTGDSTVVENSARNKNINVDSVDIDDIKRKENQQNKGTGLRSVSFRPKNREKIGDSAKIAIEKDKEGELKYWFNSNNHKKVGAVDDETGDNELYDVPRMPSTLKNKCYKIFTECFMGKNDSVKDDSDKLDEKDNVLLSREPIPSDCCVVNAEKPVENSEQEELDTLWAEMDMLLRAEEIGTQVNNMSKEATENEEGPASKCKHDTIFDEQIGIYCRWCGWIETEIKYITPPFVDSERYGGRMVSSSEGKTSVLEGGLFDESGDDSEAIWSQNEGTVWDLIPDIKQSLYPHQQEGFEFIWKNLEGSIDLAKLKKVHPCNEGGCIISHAPGTGKTKLTMVFLQSYLQLFPKCLPIIIAPSSILLTWEDELRKWKLGIPFHNLNSAELSGKEELINEVDWSGNQRQNKDAIRMVKLCSWYKEKSILLISYNLYEKLAGATSVGGGGGKDKNNKKLGKKKHAKTREYIESGMGKVLRDYPGLLVLDEGHTPRNHNSYIWKVLSESRTQKRVLLSGTPFQNNFLELYNILCLMKPSFPENIPQELKKFCQSRLMQGRKASKEMSWEPVCSGDPADVKINQLKVLMNPFVHVHKGSILEKNLPGLRECVLVLKPDILQQETLESIECSQNVLNFEHKLALVSVHPSLFLSCSLSKKEESIIDKDRLEKIRLNPYAGVKTKFLIEFIRLCDALNEKVLVFSQFIDTLNLIKDQLASALNWTVGMEVLYMYGRLEQKQKQTLIYSFNDAKSRAKVLLASIKASSEGINLIGASRVVLLDVVWNPSVERQAICRAYRLGQKKVVFTYHLLAQGTPECTKYRKQAEKNRLSELVFSNKNSESDKLKRSGVMLEDRVLDVMVQHEKLKDMIGECLIQPRKRDLEILGP; this comes from the exons ATGAATCCAGGAGCTCCCATTGCTTGCAGGACGCGTTACAAGAGGAGAAAGTTATTTGAGAATGCGTTAATAATGAGTCGGAAGAAGAAGACACGGGAACCTGAAGCTGTTTTCTCGAAGGGTGAAGATACACGTGTGAAAATTGAACCTGTATCAGTCCCTTCGTCATCATCTTCTGCAGCTGTTTCAATGAATAGTGAAAGAGTATCTGAAAGTGATTCTCAGGGTTTGGGAGGACATGAGGATGACCCAATTGAAATCAGTGATGATGACGACGGCAGTGAGTTTGAAGAGAGGATGAGGGATTCTGAGAGCAATATATTTTGTGATgaaatagaagagaagagtGACGAAGATGAAGGGTGTTTTATGTGGGATGATAAAGTTGAGAACTTTGACGATGATAACTGTGGTTGTGTATCTGACAACCCGGTTGTATTGTcggttgatgatgatgatgacgaagatgatcatgaatatgattTGCTTTGGTCTTCAACTGATAATGAGGATCATGAGACTGAATATGATTTGCTTTGGTCTTCAACTGATAATGAGGATCATGAGACTAGCGATGAAGATTTTCAGGTTGCGGATCATGATGGGTTTAAGTCTGAAGGCTCGATCTGGGACGAGAGTGATGACGATGATGTGAGGGGAGGTCATAGGAAGATAGTGAAGGGTATGGTGAGAAAGATGGAGAGTGATGCCGAAAACAGTGGGATTCGTAAAAGGGAAGGTAATGAACAGGTAGACGAGGAGGAGCTATGGATTATGGCTGATTGTACTAGTGAGATCTCTAGTAAATCTGAGATTTATAAGAAGGAAGGACAACATGCTGCACATAAACATGAAGCAAAGAGAGTGCAAAGTGTCATTGCTGATTCTGAATTATTTGGGGTTCACGGGGAAAATTCAGATTGTTTGATGTCTTCTGAAGCACAGGAGCATATGAAGAAAAGTGATAAAGATTATCAAAGTGTGACATTGCAGAAACAGACAGGAGATTCAACTGTTGTCGAGAATAGTGcgagaaataaaaatatcaatgttGACTCGGTGGATATTGAtgatattaaaagaaaagagaatcaACAAAACAAAGGAACAGGTCTGAGAAGTGTTTCTTTTCGTCCCAAAAACCGAGAGAAGATAGGAGATTCGGCTAAAATTGCAATAGAAAAGGACAAGGAAGGGGAACTTAAATATTGGTTTAATAGTAATAACCATAAGAAGGTCGGGGCAGTGGATGATGAAACAGGTGACAATGAGTTGTATGATGTACCAAGGATGCCATCCacattgaaaaacaaatgttataaaatttttacTGAATGTTTTATGGGCAAGAATGATTCTGTTAAGGATGATTCAGATAAGTTGGATGAAAAGGATAATGTTTTACTTTCTCGGGAGCCAATCCCTTCGGATTGTTGCGTTGTGAACGCAGAAAAACCTGTTGAAAATTCAGAGCAAGAGGAGTTAGATACGTTGTGGGCTGAAATGGATATGTTGCTTCGAGCTGAAGAAATTGGAACCCAG GTTAATAATATGTCAAAGGAAGCAACAGAAAACGAAGAAGGTCCAGCCTCGAAATGCAAGCATGACACTATTTTTGATGAGCAGATTGGGATATATTGTAGATGGTGTGGTTGGATCGAAACTGAAATCAAATATATCACGCCACCATTT GTGGATTCTGAAAGATATGGTGGTAGAATGGTGTCATCCAGTGAAGGGAAAACCTCAGTATTGGAAGGGGGTCTGTTTGATGAGTCTGGTGATGACTCGGAGGCAATTTGGTCTCAGAATGAAGGCACTGTTTGGGACCTTATTCCTGACATTAAACAAAGTTTGTATCCTCATCAACAAGAAGGGTTTGAGTTTATTTGGAAAAACTTGGAAGGAAGTATTGACCTTGCCAAATTGAAGAAGGTTCATCCTTGCAATGAAGGAGGCTGCATTATTTCTCATGCTCCTGGAACAGGAAAGACTAAGTTGACCATGGTGTTTCTTCAGTCATATTTGCAATTGTTTCCAAAGTGTCTACCTATTATCATTGCTCCTTCCAGCATATTGCTTACCTGGGAAGACGAGCTAAGAAAGTGGAAACTAGGAATTCCATTCCATAACTTGAACAGTGCTGAATTATCAGGGAAAGAAGAACTCATCAATGAAGTTGATTGGTCTGGCAACCAGAGGCAGAATAAGGATGCCATTCGGATGGTGAAATTGTGTTCATGGTACAAAGAGAAGAGCATTCTACTAATCAGCTACAATTTGTATGAGAAGCTAGCAGGGGCCACATCTGTAGGTGGTGGTGGGGGAAAagataagaataataaaaagttgGGGAAAAAGAAACATGCAAAGACAAGGGAGTACATTGAAAGTGGAATGGGAAAGGTTCTGCGTGACTATCCCGGTTTGCTAGTACTTGACGAAGGGCACACTCCTCGGAACCATAATAGTTATATTTGGAAGGTTCTTTCTGAAAGTAGAACTCAGAAGCGAGTTCTTCTCTCAGGGACTCCTTTTCAGAACAACTTTTTGGAACTTTACAATATTTTGTGCTTAATGAAACCATCCTTTCCTGAGAACATCCCACAAGAACTCAAGAAGTTTTGCCAAAGTAGACTAATGCAAGGAAGGAAAGCTTCGAAAGAAATGAGTTGGGAACCTGTTTGTTCTGGAGATCCAGCTGACGTAAAAATAAACCAGCTGAAAGTGTTGATGAACCCCTTTGTTCATGTTCACAAAGGTAGCATTCTTGAGAAGAACCTTCCTGGGTTGAGAGAATGTGTGCTGGTTCTGAAGCCAGACATTTTGCAGCAAGAAACTCTAGAGAGCATTGAATGCTCTCAAAACGTACTAAACTTTGAACACAAATTGGCCTTGGTCTCAGTCCATCCATCCCTTTTCCTCAGCTGCTCCTTGTCAAAAAAAGAAGAATCTATTATTGACAAGGATAGGTTGGAAAAAATTCGACTGAACCCTTATGCAGGGGTGAAAACCAAGTTCCTGATCGAGTTTATAAGACTATGTGATGCATTAAATGAGAAAGTCCTTGTTTTCAGCCAATTCATTGATACTTTAAACTTAATCAAGGACCAGCTGGCGTCAGCCTTGAATTGGACTGTGGGGATGGAAGTGTTATATATGTATGGAAGGCTTGAGCAAAAGCAGAAACAGACCCTCATTTATAGTTTCAATGATGCAAAGAGCCGAGCAAAGGTGTTACTTGCTTCTATAAAAGCATCTTCTGAAGGCATTAACTTAATCGGAGCTTCAAGGGTCGTGCTTCTTGATGTTGTTTGGAATCCATCAGTGGAAAGGCAAGCTATTTGCCGAGCATATAGACTTGGACAAAAGAAAGTTGTTTTTACTTATCATCTTCTTGCCCAGGGCACCCCTGAATGCACCAAATATCGCAAACAAGCAGAAAAGAATCGGTTATCTGAACTggttttctcaaataaaaattcTGAAAGCGATAAGCTCAAGAGGAGTGGAGTAATGCTTGAGGATAGAGTTCTTGACGTCATGGTTCAGCATGAAAAACTCAAGGATATGATTGGTGAATGTCTAATTCAACCTAGGAAGAGAGATTTGGAGATCTTGGGCCCTTAA